In Vigna unguiculata cultivar IT97K-499-35 chromosome 3, ASM411807v1, whole genome shotgun sequence, a single genomic region encodes these proteins:
- the LOC114179721 gene encoding uncharacterized protein LOC114179721 encodes MSRGTSSSSCNSWIHRTCNSCHGGSRVSGSPPICDCGDIAVVRTTRTTKNLGKQFWGYANFKRYGEDVLGCNFFKWYYEEGANERDAIIARQRQKIAYIENSLSVWKKQMQLSLAVVGVLIVMNVVILL; translated from the exons ATGTCTCGTGGgacatcttcatcttcttgcaaTAGCTGGATTCACCGAACTTGCAATTCCTGCCATGGTGGTTCTAGGGTTTCAGGTTCACCCCCAATTTGTGATTGCGGAGACATTGCAGTGGTGCGCACAACTAGAACTACAAAGAACTTGGGTAAACAATTTTGGGGCTATGCGAACTTTAAG AGATATGGTGAAGATGTGTTGGGATGCAACTTTTTCAAGTGGTATTACGAAGAGGGTGCTAATGAGCGAGATGCCATTATCGCTAGGCAAAGGCAGAAGATTGCTTATATTGAAAATTCATTGAGTGTTTGGAAGAAACAGATGCAACTGTCATTAGCTGTTGTAGGTGTTCTTATTGTAATGAATGTAGTGATTTTATTGTAA
- the LOC114179720 gene encoding probable carboxylesterase 12, with product MDSGPTEVAFDFSPFLKIFKDGTVQRLAGCDVVPPCLDTETNVESKDVVISKDDDVSARIFIPKLSNETQKLPLLVYFHGGGFCIETPYSPPYHKFLNSVVSKAHIVAVSVHYRRAPEHPVPIAYEDSWTSLKWVASHSDGNGPEECLNRHVDFGKIFYGGDSAGANIAHNMCVRAGIHGLPGLNVEAIVLVHPYFWGVERIGSESQKPEHLAAVDNLWRFVCPISAGSDDPLINPATDPNLAKLACKRVMIFVAENDLMKDRGWYYKESVEKCGWQGVAEVMEAKGENHVFHLFNPHSDNAVSLLNRFVSFIKHSS from the coding sequence ATGGATTCCGGTCCTACCGAAGTAGCCTTCGATTTCTCACCCTTTCTCAAAATCTTCAAAGACGGTACCGTCCAGAGACTTGCCGGCTGCGACGTTGTTCCGCCGTGTTTGGATACCGAAACAAACGTGGAATCCAAAGACGTGGTAATCTCGAAAGACGACGACGTATCAGCCAGGATATTTATTCCCAAACTCAGCAATGAAACCCAAAAGCTTCCTCTCCTAGTCTACTTCCATGGTGGGGGGTTCTGCATAGAAACACCATACTCTCCTCCTTACCATAAATTCCTCAACTCAGTTGTTTCCAAGGCCCACATCGTTGCCGTATCTGTTCACTACCGAAGAGCCCCTGAACACCCCGTTCCCATTGCCTATGAAGATTCATGGACCTCGCTCAAATGGGTGGCGTCCCATTCCGACGGAAACGGCCCTGAGGAGTGCCTCAATCGCCATGTTGATTTCGGGAAGATTTTCTACGGTGGGGACAGTGCGGGAGCAAACATCGCACACAACATGTGTGTTCGGGCGGGGATCCACGGGCTTCCGGGTCTCAACGTTGAGGCAATTGTTTTGGTGCATCCCTACTTTTGGGGCGTGGAGCGAATCGGAAGTGAGAGCCAAAAGCCTGAACATCTTGCAGCGGTGGATAATTTGTGGCGTTTTGTTTGTCCCATCTCGGCAGGATCCGACGACCCGTTGATCAACCCGGCCACGGATCCGAATCTGGCGAAACTAGCTTGCAAGAGAGTGATGATCTTTGTTGCTGAGAATGATTTGATGAAGGATCGGGGTTGGTATTACAAGGAGTCGGTAGAGAAGTGTGGGTGGCAGGGTGTTGCAGAGGTGATGGAggcaaaaggagaaaaccacgTGTTTCACCTCTTCAATCCACATTCTGACAACGCTGTCTCCCTGCTCAATCGATTTGTTTCCTTCATCAAGCATAGTAGTTAA